The following are encoded together in the Oreochromis niloticus isolate F11D_XX linkage group LG12, O_niloticus_UMD_NMBU, whole genome shotgun sequence genome:
- the acacb gene encoding acetyl-CoA carboxylase isoform X1 — translation MLEFALWGFILWILLLWRINSKTVIMPVKGEELPSAAEEDVPTARSPHAGMHPLSTVPAASQHAEHNVPQAASASAGLYGRIVDSDALQGSTEANSKQPTVPPTTQKPSKSVPPMLSSGPKARERLKFILGASEDNSSDEEPLVTKPPSGAAQPLTSTIKSSPPQAPSVVPQPSSTVINSNTARCVMEGNDYPSISLFPYLHRPSMSGPHLVKKGREHRKMDLHRDFTVASPAEFVTRFGGSRVIEKVLIANNGIAAVKCMRSIRRWSYEMFRNERTIRFVVMVTPEDLKANAEYIKMADHYVPVPGGTNNNNYANVELIVDIAKRIQVEAVWAGWGHASENPKLPELLSKAGISFLGPSSKAMWALGDKVASSIVAQSADIPTLPWSGSDLRLDWAEEDQREGNVINVPPEVYKQGCVHDVDEGIAEAEKIGYPVVIKASEGGGGKGIRKVESSDDFPGFFRQVQTEVPGSPIFIMQLAQHARHLEVQILADMYGNAISLFGRDCSIQRRHQKIIEEAPATIAPVSTLEQMERCAVRLAKIVGYVSAGTVEYLYSEDGSFHFLELNPRLQVEHPCTEMIADVNLPAAQLQIAMGIPLHRIKDIRVLYGESPWGDTIINFESPDCVPRPRGHVIAARITSENPDEGFKPSSGTVQELNFRSSKNVWGYFSVGATGGLHEFADSQFGHCFSWGENREEAISNMVVAMKELSIRGDFRTTVEYLIKLLETESFRNNDIDTGWLDHLIAEKVQAERPNTLLGVVCGALLVADAIFRKSMSDYLHSLERGQVLPANSLLNSVNVDLIYEGVKFCLKVARQSPTTYVVIMNGSHIEIDVHRLNDGGLLLCYNGSSHITYMKEEVDRFRITVGNKTCVFEKENDPTVLRSPSAGKLLQYMVEDGGHIFAGETYAEIEVMKMVMTLTAQQSGCIHFVKRPGAVLEPGCVVARMDLDDPSSIHRVELNTAVLPPQQPLPMAGEKLHQVFHSVLENLVNVMDGYCLEEPYFSTKLKEWVATLMKTLRDPTLPLLELQDIMTSIAGRIPATVEKDIRKVMAQYASNITSVLCQFPSQRIANILDSHAATLQRKADREVFFMNTQSIVQLVQRYRSGIRGYMKSVVLDLLKRYLQVEMQFQQAHYDKCVINLREKHKPDMSPVLDYIFSHAQVSKKNVLVTILIDQLCGRDPTLADELMAILNELTQLSKMENSKVALRARQVLIASHLPSYELRHNQVESIFLSAIDMYGHQFCPENLKKLILSETSIFDVLPNFFYHSNQVVCMAALEVYVRRGYIAYELNSIQHHQLQDGTCAVDFQFMLPSSHPNRGSSPTLNRLPVPLSGSGQFKLRRQGSELLLDGALSPPCQRMGAMVAFQCFDDFKRNFDEVLSSFAEPLLENTPFSESCSSFYDEEHFKNARENPIHIINVSIKTADTEDDDALVRAFTAFSQSKKAILFEYGIRRITFLIVQKREFPKFFTFRARDGFQEDRIYRNLEPALAFQLELNRMRNFDLTAVPCANHKMHLYLGAARVQEGAEVTDYRFFIRAIIRHSDLITKEASFEYLQNEGERLLLEAMDELEVAFSNTSVRTDCNHIFLNFVPTVIMDPSKIEESVRSMVMRYGSRLWKLRVLQAELKINIRLTPTGNAIPIRLFLTNESGYYLDISLYKEVTDRSSGQIMFQSYGDKQGPLHGMLINTPYVTKDLLQAKRFQAQTLGTTYVYDFPEMFRQALLKLWGPGDKCPKDVLMCTELVLDPQGRLAQMNRLPGDNDVGMVAFRMKMKTPEYPEGRDIIVICNDITHMIGSFGPQEDELFVRASELARTEGIPRIYLSANSGARIGLAEEVKHMFHVAWIDPADPYKGFKYLYLTPQDYTRISATNSVHCQHVEEGGESRYIITDIIGKDDGLGVENLRGSGTIAGESSRAYEEIVTISLVTCRAIGIGAYLVRLGQRVIQVENSHIILTGSGALNKVLGREVYTSNNQLGGVQIMYNNGVTHTSVPDDFEGVFTILQWLSYMPKDKHSPVPIIATTDPVDREIEFTPTKAPYDPRWMLAGRPHPVVKGAWQSGFFDHGSFMEILSSWAQTVVVGRARLGGIPLGVIAVETRTVEFTVPADPANLDSESKVLQQAGQVWFPDSAFKTAQAICDFNRERLPLMVFANWRGFSGGMKDMYDQILKFGAYIVDALRDFRQPVLVYIPPQAELRGGSWVVIDPTINPLCMELYADRESRGGVLEAEGTVEIKYRRKDLLKTMKRLDSVYASLAEQLASPDLSDKECKELEAKLKAREEFLLPIYHQVAVRFVDLHDTPGRMQEKGVINDILDWKNARSFFYWRLRRLLLEQVVKSEILQANKDLSDGHMQSMLRRWFVETEGTVKAYLWDNNQAVVEWLERHLSQEDGIRSAVRENIKYLKRENTLKHICSLVQANPDVAMDSIIQMSHVITPSQRAKLSHLLATMDSTSDS, via the exons ATGCTGGAGTTTGCACTTTGGGGATTTATTCTGTGgattctgctgctgtggaggATAAATAGTAAGACAGTAATAATGCCCGTGAAAGGGGAAGAACTTCCTTCTGCAGCCGAGGAGGACGTGCCCACTGCACGCAGCCCTCATGCAGGCATGCATCCTCTGTCAACAGTTCCAGCTGCCTCACAACATGCTGAACATAACGTGCCTCAGGCTGCCAGTGCATCTGCGGGTCTTTATGGCAGAATAGTGGACTCTGATGCTCTGCAGGGCTCCACTGAGGCAAATTCAAAACAGCCAACGGTGCCGCCGACCACCCAGAAACCTTCTAAGAGCGTCCCACCAATGCTGAGCTCAGGACCTAAGGCGAGGGAGCGCCTGAAGTTTATTCTTGGAGCATCAGAGGATAACTCTTCGGACGAGGAACCTCTGGTCACGAAACCTCCAAGCGGTGCAGCTCAGCCACTGACCTCCACCATCAAATCTTCCCCTCCGCAAGCGCCTTCTGTAGTACCACAGCCCAGCTCAACGGTCATCAA TAGTAACACAGCGCGATGTGTCATGGAGGGAAACGACTACCCGAGTATCAGCTTATTCCCATATCTCCACAG GCCTAGCATGTCTGGTCCTCACTTGGTGAAAAAAGGACGCGAACACAGAAAGATGGATCTACACAGGGACTTTACCGTGGCCTCTCCTGCTGAGTTTGTCACAAGATTCGGTGGCAGCCGTGTTATAGAAAAA GTGCTGATCGCTAATAATGGCATCGCTGCAGTCAAATGTATGCGCTCTATCCGCCGCTGGTCCTATGAAATGTTTCGCAATGAGAGGACCATCCGCTTTGTTGTCATGGTAACCCCTGAAGACTTAAAAGCTAATGCAG AATACATTAAAATGGCCGACCACTATGTGCCTGTACCCGGTGGCACTAACAATAACAACTACGCCAACGTGGAGCTGATAGTTGACATTGCAAAAAGGATTCAAGTGGAG GCTGTCTGGGCTGGTTGGGGTCATGCATCTGAAAATCCCAAACTGCCTGAGCTCCTGAGCAAAGCGGGCATTTCATTTTTGG GGCCATCCAGTAAAGCCATGTGGGCTTTGGGGGATAAAGTGGCTTCTTCCATTGTGGCCCAGAGTGCCGACATTCCCACACTACCATGGAGTGGATCAG ATCTGAgactggactgggctgaagaggACCAAAGAGAGGGCAATGTCATCAATGTTCCTCCAGAGGTCTATAAACAGGGATGTGTTCACGATGTAGACGAGGGGATAGCA gaAGCTGAGAAAATTGGTTATCCAGTTGTAATCAAGGCCTCTGAGGGTGGAGGTGGAAAGGGTATCCGGAAAGTTGAGAGCTCTGATGATTTCCCGGGTTTCTTTAGACAG GTACAGACGGAGGTGCCCGGCTCACCCATCTTCATCATGCAGCTGGCTCAGCATGCGAGACACCTGGAGGTCCAGATACTGGCGGACATGTATGGAAATGCCATCTCTCTGTTTGGACGAGACTGCTCCATCCAGAGGAGGCACCAGAAGATCATTGAGGAAGCTCCTGCCACCATAGCTCCCGTTTCAACATTAGAGCAAATGGAGCGG TGTGCTGTGCGACTGGCCAAGATCGTAGGCTATGTGAGTGCAGGTACTGTGGAGTATCTCTACTCTGAAGATGGAAGTTTCCATTTTCTGGAGCTGAATCCTCGCCTGCAGGTGGAACATCCTTGTACAGAGATGATCGCAGATGTAAACTTGCCAGCTGCTCAACTTCAG ATTGCGATGGGCATCCCCCTTCACAGAATTAAGGACATACGTGTGCTTTATGGAGAAAGTCCCTGGGGTGACACCATTATTAACTTTGAGTCTCCAGATTGCGTTCCTCGTCCGAGAGGCCACGTCATAGCTGCACGGATCACCAGTGAGAACCCAGATGAG gGGTTCAAGCCCAGTTCAGGCACCGTGCAGGAGCTGAACTTCCGCAGCAGTAAGAACGTCTGGGGTTATTTCAGTGTGGGCGCGACTGGTGGCCTACATGAATTTGCAGATTCCCAGTTTGGACACTGTTTTTCATGGGGCGAGAACCGTGAAGAAGCCATTTC AAACATGGTGGTGGCTATGAAAGAGCTGTCCATCAGAGGTGACTTTCGGACGACGGTGGAATACCTCATTAAGTTACTTGAAACCGAAAGCTTCAGAAACAATGACATTGATACTGGATGGCTGGATCATCTCATTGCAGAGAAAGTGCAG GCAGAGAGACCAAATACCCTGCTTGGTGTTGTCTGTGGGGCTTTGCTTGTTGCAGATGCTATCTTCAGAAAGAGCATGTCTGACTATCTACATTCCCTGGAAAG AGGTCAGGTACTGCCTGCAAACAGTCTGCTCAACTCTGTCAATGTGGACCTAATATATGAAGGAGTCAAATTCTGTCTGAAG GTGGCTCGCCAGTCCCCAACAACGTATGTCGTTATTATGAATGGCTCGCACATCGAAATAGACGTCCACCGTTTGAACGATGGCGGCCTCCTGCTGTGCTACAATGGTAGCAGCCACATCACCTACATGAAGGAAGAAGTGGACAG GTTTCGGATCACCGTTGGCAACAAGACCTGTGTTTTTGAGAAGGAGAATGACCCCACAGTCCTACGCTCGCCCTCTGCTGGCAAACTGCTGCAATACATGGTTGAGGATGGAGGTCATATTTTTGCTGGGGAAACTTATGCAGAGATTGAG GTGATGAAGATGGTGATGACGTTGACTGCGCAGCAGTCTGGCTGTATCCACTTTGTCAAACGACCGGGAGCAGTTCTGGAGCCTGGCTGTGTGGTGGCACGTATGGATCTGGACGATCCCAGCAGTATACACAGG GTGGAACTCAACACGGCGGTGCTACCGCCTCAGCAGCCACTTCCCATGGCTGGGGAAAAGCTTCACCAGGTGTTCCACAGTGTTCTTGAAAACCTGGTTAATGTCATGGATGGATACTGCCTCGAAGAACCCTACTTTAGCACCAAG CTGAAAGAGTGGGTTGCTACCCTGATGAAGACTCTAAGGGACCCCACACTGCCGCTTTTGGAACTTCaagatatcatgaccagcataGCCGGCCGTATTCCAGCTACTGTTGAGAAAGATATCCGCAAAGTCATGGCTCAGTACGCGAGCAACATCACCTCCGTCCTCTGCCAGTTCCCCAGTCAAAGG ATTGCAAACATTTTAGACAGCCATGCAGCAACCTTGCAGAGGAAAGCTGACCGAGAGGTTTTCTTCATGAACACTCAGAGCATTGTACAGCTGGTGcagag ATATCGGAGTGGAATCCGTGGCTACATGAAATCTGTGGTTCTTGATCTGTTGAAGCGCTACCTGCAGGTAGAGATGCAGTTTCAGCAAG CTCACTATGATAAGTGTGTCATCAACCTGAGAGAGAAGCACAAACCTGACATGAGTCCTGTGCTCGACTACATCTTCTCTCATGCTCAAGTATCCAAGAAGAACGTCCTGGTCACAATACTCATT GATCAGCTGTGTGGACGGGATCCCACTCTGGCAGATGAGCTCATGGCTATTTTGAATGAACTCACACAGCTTAGCAAGATGGAGAACTCAAAGGTAGCCTTGAGAGCTAGACAG GTCCTGATTGCTTCTCATTTACCATCATATGAACTGAGACACAACCAGGTGGAGTCCATCTTCCTGTCAGCCATTGATATGTATGGTCACCAGTTCTGTCCAGAGAATTTGAAG AAACTCATTCTCTCTGAAACCTCCATTTTTGACGTTTTGCCCAACTTCTTCTATCACTCCAATCAAGTTGTATGCATGGCTGCTTTGGAG GTGTACGTCCGCAGAGGTTACATCGCCTACGAGCTGAACAGCATCCAGCATCACCAGCTGCAGGATGGAACATGCGCTGTAGACTTTCAGTTTATGTTGCCATCATCACATCCAAACAG AGGGAGCAGCCCTACTCTGAACAG gcTTCCTGTGCCACTCAGTGGATCAGGCCAATTTAAATTGAGAAGGCAGGGCAGCGAGCTCCTCCTGGATGGAGCCTTATCTCCACCATGCCAGCGAATGGGGGCCATGGTGGCTTTCCAGTGTTTTGATGACTTcaaaag GAATTTTGATGAAGTTCTTTCCAGTTTTGCTGAGCCACTTCTGGAGAATACTCCTTTCTCGGAGTCCTGCTCCAGTTTCTACGATGAGGAGCACTTCAAG AATGCCAGGGAGAACCCAATCCACATCATTAATGTGTCCATAAAAACAGCAGACACAGAAGATGACGATGCCTTGGTCCGAGCCTTTACTGCCTTTTCCCAGTCAAAG aaagCTATTCTCTTCGAGTATGGAATAAGGAGAATCACCTTTCTGATTGTACAGAAG AGAGAATTCCCCAAGTTCTTCACATTCAGAGCTAGAGACGGG TTTCAGGAAGATCGTATTTACCGGAATCTGGAGCCAGCTTTGGCCTTTCAGCTGGAGCTCAACCGAATGAGGAACTTTGACCTGACAGCTGTTCCCTGCGCCAACCACAAGATGCACCTCTACCTGGGAGCTGCTCGTGTTCAGGAGGGTGCTGAAGTTACGGACTACCGCTTCTTCATCCGAGCAATTATCCGCCACTCAGATCTCATTACAAAG GAAGCTTCATTTGAATACCTCCAAAATGAGGGAGAACGTCTGCTGTTGGAAGCCATGGATGAGTTGGAGGTGGCCTTCAGTAACACCAGTGTTCGCACAGACTGCAATCACATCTTCCTCAACTTCGTCCCCACTGTTATCATGGACCCATCTAAA ATCGAGGAGTCTGTCCGCTCCATGGTGATGCGATATGGCAGTCGCCTTTGGAAGCTGCGCGTCCTtcaggcagagctgaagatcaACATCCGCCTTACACCGACTGGGAATGCCATTCCCATCCGCCTGTTCCTCACTAATGAATCTGGTTATTATTTGGACATCAGCTTGTATAAAGAAGTCACTGACCGAAGTTCTGGACAG atcATGTTTCAGTCATATGGGGATAAGCAGGGCCCCTTGCATGGGATGTTAATCAACACCCCCTATGTGACAAAAGACCTGCTGCAGGCCAAACGCTTCCAGGCTCAAACTCTGGGTACTACATATGTCTATGATTTCCCTGAGATGTTCAGACAG GCGTTATTGAAGCTTTGGGGTCCAGGGGACAAATGCCCAAAGGATGTGCTGATGTGCACTGAGCTCGTCCTGGACCCTCAAGGCCGACTGGCGCAGATGAACCGCCTGCCTGGAGACAACGAC GTGGGAATGGTTGCTTTCAGGATGAAAATGAAAACTCCGGAGTACCCAGAGGGCCGAGACATTATTGTCATCTGTAATGACATCACTCACATGATTGGCTCATTCGGCCCTCAAGAGGACGAGCTGTTCGTCAGAGCCTCAGAGCTGGCTCGCACGGAAGGCATCCCCCGCATTTACCTTTCAGCCAACAGTGGGGCGCGCATTGGCCTCGCTGAAGAAGTCAAACACATGTTCCACGTGGCCTGGATTGACCCCGCTGACCCCTACAAG GGTTTCAAATACCTTTATCTGACACCTCAGGACTACACCCGTATCAGCGCCACCAATTCTGTTCACTGTCAGCATGTAGAAGAAGGTGGAGAGTCCAG GTACATCATCACTGACATCATTGGGAAGGACGACGGTCTTGGTGTTGAGAATCTGCGAGGCTCAGGCACCATTGCTGGAGAATCTTCTCGAGCCTATGAAGAGATCGTTACAATCAGTCTG GTGACATGTCGTGCTATTGGAATTGGAGCCTATCTGGTCCGTTTGGGGCAGCGAGTGATTCAAGTAGAGAACTCTCACATTATCCTGACAGGGTCAGGTGCTCTAAACAAG GTTTTGGGCAGAGAGGTGTATACTTCCAACAACCAACTGGGCGGAGTTCAGATCATGTACAATAATGGAGTCACACACACCAGTGTGCCAGATGACTTTGAGGGTGTCTTTACTATCCTGCAGTGGCTCTCTTACATGCCAAAG GACAAACACTCACCTGTGCCCATTATAGCAACTACAGATCCAGTGGACAGAGAGATAGAATTTACTCCCACTAAAGCACCGTATGACCCCCGCTGGATGCTAGCTGGCAGACCTCACCCGG TGGTGAAAGGTGCCTGGCAGAGTGGATTCTTTGACCATGGCTCTTTCATGGAGATCCTGAGTTCTTGGGCTCAAACAGTGGTGGTTGGGAGAGCAAG GTTAGGAGGAATCCCCCTCGGCGTCATCGCTGTTGAAACTCGCACGGTTGAGTTCACAGTGCCAGCGGATCCAGCCAACTTGGATTCAGAATCTAAA GTTCTGCAGCAGGCGGGTCAGGTGTGGTTTCCAGATTCAGCTTTTAAGACGGCTCAGGCGATTTGTGACTTCAACCGTGAACGTCTGCCTCTCATGGTGTTTGCCAACTGGAGGGGCTTCTCTGGGGGGATGAAGG ACATGTATGACCAGATATTAAAGTTTGGGGCCTACATCGTTGATGCTCTGCGTGATTTCCGTCAGCCAGTGCTGGTGTACATCCCACCACAGGCTGAACTGAGAGGGGGTTCCTGGGTGGTGATAGACCCTACTATCAACCCACTGTGTATGGAGCTCTATGCTGACAGGGAGAGCAG AGGGGGCGTGTTGGAGGCTGAGGGTACAGTGGAGATCAAGTACAGAAGGAAAGACCTCCTGAAAACCATGAAAAGGCTGGATTCGGTCTATGCTAGTCTGGCTGAGCAACTTG CTTCCCCTGACCTGTCTGACAAAGAGTGCAAAGAGTTGGAGGCAAAACTCAAAGCGAGGGAGGAGTTCCTGTTGCCCATCTACCACCAGGTGGCAGTGCGGTTTGTCGATCTCCATGACACCCCAGGCCGGATGCAAGAGAAGGGGGTCATCAAT GATATTTTGGACTGGAAGAATGCTCGCAGCTTCTTCTACTGGCGCCTACGTCGCCTCCTGTTGGAGCAGGTGGTAAAGAGTGAGATTCTACAAGCCAACAAGGATCTCAGCGACGGGCACATGCAGTCCATGCTGCGTCGCTGGTTTGTTGAAACCGAGGGAACAGTGAAG GCTTACCTTTGGGATAATAATCAAGCAGTAGTTGAGTGGCTTGAGAGGCATTTGTCCCAAGAGGATGGCATCAGGTCAGCTGTTCGAGAGAACATCAAATACTTGAAAAgagaaaacactttaaaacacatttgcag TCTGGTCCAGGCCAATCCTGACGTAGCCATGGACTCCATCATCCAAATGAGCCACGTCATCACTCCGTCTCAGAGGGCCAAGCTGTCACATCTACTGGCGACTATGGACAGCACCAGCGACAGTTAG